The Methylocella tundrae genome contains the following window.
TCGCGGGGGCGGCCGCCTGCGCCTCGCCCAGCTTGTCGACCTGCACCACCCACGGGACCACTGTGCCGTGCGTCGATTGCCAGACGAGGCCGCCGGCGAGCCCCATCGACAGCGCGAGCGAGCCGAACGCCATCAGCCGCCAATTCTTCGCCTGGACACGGGCCGAGCCGATGCGCTCATCCCAGGCTTGAGCGGCTTTTTGATAGGGTGTTTCGGGCTCGGGGGTGCGCCCGTAGCGCACCGTGGGTCGGCGGAACATGGGTTACTCCCCTTCGGATAGATCGACGGAATGGCCGCCGCCACGGGCGTCACCCGATTTGATGGCGTCGGCGGCGGTTGAAGCGCCGCGCTTCATGCGCTGCGCCCAGGCCGGCGGGGACGACGGATTGGCGTTGCCAGCAGGAGTCGTATTGGATGCGGTCGATGCGTCCGCATCGCCGCCGGAAGCTTGCGCGCCTGATTGATAGCTTTCCCTCAAGCTGCTGGCCGCGCGCGATGCAGCACGTTTGAACGGCGCCGTCGCGGCTCCGCCAGCGGCACGGCCGACGCCACCAAGCCCGGAGGCGACGCCGGCCGCGCCCGATTGCCCGGCCGAGCCGAGGCTATAGGCGGAGGACGCCGCGCCGGCGCCAAAGGATGCTCCTCGCGCCGCTGCGGCCCCGCCGGACAGAGCCGCGGCTCCGCCCCTGGCGGCCATTCCAGCGCCGGCGGCGCCGGCCATGGCCACGCCGGCAACCGCGAAGCCGGTGCCGGCAGCGGCGCCCGCACCAAGTTGTGGAGCGCCCGAGACGAGACCTGTTGCAATACCGGGGCCGAAGATACCAAGGCCAAGCATGGCGAGCGCCGCGAGCACCACGGACAGCGCCTGCTCGATGGTCGGCTGACCGCCGGCATAGGTCTGCGTGAACTGCGAGAAGAGCCCAGTACCGATGCCGACGATGATGGCGAGCACCATTACCTTGATGCCGGACGCGACAATATTGCCGAGCACCTTCT
Protein-coding sequences here:
- the trbL gene encoding P-type conjugative transfer protein TrbL, giving the protein MNNVGVIDTFLNTFTTYIDSGFGLIKGDVTYLSSTLIVIDITLAGLFWAWGADEDVIQRLVKKTLYIGFFAFIITNFNNLSAIVFNSFAGLGLKAGGSSISTTDFLRPGRLAQVGLDAGQPLLDAANQMVGPVAIFTNAIQIAVLMVSWILVLIAFFILAVQLFVTLIEFKLTTLAGFILIPFALFNKTAFLAEKVLGNIVASGIKVMVLAIIVGIGTGLFSQFTQTYAGGQPTIEQALSVVLAALAMLGLGIFGPGIATGLVSGAPQLGAGAAAGTGFAVAGVAMAGAAGAGMAARGGAAALSGGAAAARGASFGAGAASSAYSLGSAGQSGAAGVASGLGGVGRAAGGAATAPFKRAASRAASSLRESYQSGAQASGGDADASTASNTTPAGNANPSSPPAWAQRMKRGASTAADAIKSGDARGGGHSVDLSEGE